Proteins encoded within one genomic window of Brockia lithotrophica:
- the sufB gene encoding Fe-S cluster assembly protein SufB codes for MGEPLVEGIERYHVRDAIQAAYRAPKGIVRELVLDLSQSKGEPDWMTEYRLKALEIFFKKPMPTWGPDLSELNLDDLTYYVKPPVERPARTWDEVPEEFKKAYERLGLSKEEQEFLAGVSTQYDSEVVYTGLKKELEQRGVIFLDTDTALKEYPELFREYFGTVVPASDNKFAALNAAFWSGGTFLYIPKGLKLELPVHAFFRINTEGMAQFERSLIVADEDSFVHYIEGCAAPFYNTNILHAGVVEVVVKRGAHVRYSSIQNWSKSVYNLVTKRASVEAHGTMEWVDGNLGAKVTMKYPSAILKGEGARVDVLSIGYAGKGQIQDVGTKVLINAPNCTATVVSKSIGKDGGKTNYRGLVAFGANARGSKAKVDCATLLLDDLSTSDTFPYNEVKTADVVLEHEASVSKVSEEQLFYFMSRGIPEDEAVKMIVLGFINPVAREMPLVFAQELNKLIELEIEGGLG; via the coding sequence GTGGGCGAACCTCTCGTGGAAGGGATTGAACGCTACCACGTGCGCGACGCCATCCAAGCGGCCTACCGCGCTCCCAAGGGGATCGTCCGCGAGCTGGTCCTCGACCTCTCGCAGTCCAAGGGCGAACCGGACTGGATGACCGAGTACCGCCTCAAGGCGTTGGAGATCTTTTTCAAGAAGCCCATGCCCACGTGGGGACCGGACCTTTCGGAGCTCAATTTGGACGACCTCACGTACTACGTAAAGCCGCCCGTGGAGCGTCCCGCCCGCACGTGGGACGAAGTTCCCGAAGAGTTCAAGAAGGCTTACGAACGCCTCGGCCTGAGCAAGGAAGAGCAGGAGTTTCTCGCGGGGGTTTCCACCCAATACGACTCGGAAGTCGTCTACACGGGCCTCAAAAAGGAGCTCGAGCAACGCGGTGTGATCTTCCTCGACACGGACACGGCGCTCAAGGAGTACCCGGAGCTCTTCCGCGAGTACTTCGGGACGGTCGTTCCGGCGAGCGACAACAAGTTTGCGGCGCTCAACGCCGCCTTTTGGTCCGGCGGAACGTTCCTCTACATTCCCAAGGGGCTTAAGCTCGAACTCCCCGTGCACGCGTTCTTCCGGATCAACACCGAGGGGATGGCGCAGTTCGAGCGTTCCCTCATCGTCGCCGACGAGGATTCCTTCGTGCACTACATCGAAGGGTGCGCTGCGCCGTTCTACAACACGAACATCCTCCACGCGGGCGTCGTGGAAGTGGTCGTGAAGCGCGGTGCGCACGTGCGCTACTCTTCGATTCAGAACTGGTCCAAGAGCGTCTACAACCTCGTGACGAAGCGGGCGAGCGTCGAGGCCCACGGCACGATGGAGTGGGTGGACGGCAACCTCGGGGCCAAGGTGACGATGAAGTACCCCTCTGCGATCCTCAAGGGCGAAGGGGCGCGTGTAGACGTCCTTTCCATCGGGTACGCGGGAAAGGGGCAAATCCAAGACGTCGGGACGAAGGTGCTCATCAACGCTCCGAACTGCACGGCTACCGTCGTCTCCAAATCCATCGGTAAGGACGGCGGCAAGACGAACTACCGCGGTCTCGTGGCCTTCGGGGCCAACGCCCGCGGCTCGAAGGCCAAGGTAGATTGCGCCACCCTCCTCCTCGACGACCTCTCCACCTCGGACACTTTCCCGTACAACGAAGTAAAGACCGCAGACGTCGTCCTAGAACACGAGGCCAGCGTGTCCAAGGTGAGCGAGGAGCAGCTGTTCTACTTCATGAGCCGCGGTATCCCCGAAGACGAGGCCGTCAAGATGATTGTCCTCGGGTTCATCAACCCGGTGGCCCGCGAGATGCCCCTCGTCTTCGCCCAAGAGCTCAACAAGCTCATCGAACTCGAGATCGAAGGCGGCCTTGGCTGA
- a CDS encoding SufB/SufD family protein produces the protein MATELLHAAEAEGLIARLRALGEPEWLLNRRKNALARVGELAYPHIEKYNAANLRIEEFSHLPEGFGDRAPEFAERELAEPLSAFLPSGAMAEFLAADGALVRAEIAPHLREQGVLLLSLREAASERPELVEPYLGTAVPDGSDRLTALSAALWQEGAFLYVPPGVEVAEPLEIVWVATDRNEGLARHTRTLVVAGRGSRFTLVERRLFADDVRVLATHVAEVFAADGAQVNYQVLHVGGRGARRFEARTGRVGRDASLDVREADLGDADGAILTTLLYDADGGRGTIRFAGIGSGKQRGAYTFSQIHRSRATESRTLVKAILKDEAHHVFNAITHIHKGAKKSTGKQTTRLLMLGGRARGDANPFLFIDDNDLYADHAASAGRVDDLQLFYLMSRGLSRAEAERLLVLGFLEEVLRDFTAGELPEQIARGVERKLGLVPAEAR, from the coding sequence ATGGCAACGGAACTCCTGCACGCGGCCGAAGCGGAAGGCCTCATCGCGCGCTTGCGCGCCCTCGGCGAACCCGAATGGCTCCTAAACCGCCGCAAGAACGCGCTCGCCCGCGTGGGAGAACTGGCCTACCCGCACATCGAGAAGTACAACGCCGCCAACCTGCGCATCGAGGAATTTTCCCACCTACCCGAGGGATTCGGCGACCGGGCGCCAGAGTTTGCGGAACGGGAACTCGCCGAGCCGCTCTCCGCTTTTCTCCCTTCGGGGGCCATGGCCGAGTTTCTCGCAGCAGACGGAGCGCTGGTGCGTGCGGAAATCGCACCGCACCTGCGCGAACAAGGCGTCCTCCTCCTCTCCCTGCGTGAGGCGGCTTCCGAGCGCCCCGAACTCGTCGAACCCTACCTGGGCACCGCCGTACCCGACGGGTCCGATCGACTGACGGCGTTGTCTGCGGCGCTCTGGCAGGAGGGGGCCTTCCTCTACGTCCCTCCGGGCGTGGAGGTGGCCGAACCGTTGGAAATCGTCTGGGTGGCGACCGACCGTAACGAAGGTCTTGCGCGCCACACGCGAACGCTCGTCGTCGCCGGTCGGGGGTCGCGCTTTACGCTCGTCGAGCGTCGTCTCTTCGCTGACGACGTCCGCGTCCTCGCCACCCACGTCGCCGAGGTCTTTGCCGCGGATGGGGCGCAGGTGAACTACCAAGTCTTGCATGTCGGAGGTCGTGGGGCGCGCCGCTTCGAGGCGCGTACGGGGCGCGTGGGGCGCGACGCTTCGCTTGACGTCCGGGAGGCCGATCTGGGCGACGCCGACGGGGCGATCCTCACGACGCTCCTCTACGACGCCGACGGGGGGCGGGGGACGATCCGCTTTGCCGGGATCGGCTCCGGGAAGCAGCGGGGGGCCTACACCTTTTCCCAAATTCACCGGTCGCGCGCCACGGAAAGCCGTACGTTGGTCAAGGCCATCCTCAAGGATGAGGCGCACCACGTCTTCAACGCGATCACCCACATCCACAAGGGTGCCAAAAAGTCTACGGGGAAGCAGACAACGCGCCTCCTCATGCTCGGAGGCCGCGCCCGCGGCGACGCAAACCCGTTCCTTTTCATCGACGACAACGACCTGTACGCGGACCACGCCGCCAGCGCGGGACGCGTCGACGACCTCCAACTCTTCTACCTCATGAGCCGCGGTCTTTCGCGCGCGGAGGCGGAACGCCTCCTCGTGCTCGGCTTCCTCGAGGAAGTCCTGCGGGACTTCACCGCGGGAGAGCTTCCCGAGCAGATCGCCCGGGGCGTCGAGCGGAAGCTCGGCCTCGTTCCGGCGGAGGCGCGCTGA
- a CDS encoding NUDIX hydrolase produces the protein MGDERKWGEDVGGRWDRQSLARAWGRILLPPEDVSGLGRVSERELIGFAPFRHFSVFLPFAFVGEADEPVLVLERRASSLRSQPQEIAFPGGKVEEGDPSYLAAAVREAAEELGVSPEAVRPWGKLGTLVTPYAYAVHAYVGELAELPHRPNPAEVDRLLFVPWSEVLAAPAERYPFEVEFRPRGAFPYARLPGGEAYPFRRAEMQGVAYELGGAFVWGLTARLLEVLVARWHEARSAPPSLPAEAGFRTGSSARVEKLFG, from the coding sequence TTGGGGGACGAACGGAAGTGGGGTGAGGACGTGGGCGGCCGGTGGGATCGACAGAGTTTGGCTCGGGCGTGGGGGCGGATCCTCCTCCCGCCGGAGGACGTTTCCGGCCTGGGACGGGTGAGCGAGCGAGAGCTAATCGGCTTTGCCCCTTTCCGGCACTTTTCCGTCTTTCTTCCTTTTGCCTTTGTCGGAGAGGCCGATGAACCCGTACTTGTCCTCGAACGCAGGGCTTCCTCCCTCCGCAGTCAGCCGCAGGAGATCGCCTTTCCCGGCGGTAAGGTAGAAGAAGGGGATCCTTCCTACCTTGCGGCCGCTGTACGCGAGGCGGCGGAAGAGTTGGGCGTTTCGCCGGAAGCGGTGCGGCCGTGGGGCAAGTTGGGCACGCTCGTCACGCCGTACGCTTACGCCGTTCACGCCTACGTCGGGGAACTCGCCGAACTCCCGCATCGGCCCAACCCCGCCGAAGTCGACAGACTCCTCTTTGTTCCGTGGTCCGAGGTGCTCGCTGCGCCGGCGGAGCGCTATCCCTTCGAAGTGGAATTTCGCCCGCGCGGCGCCTTCCCCTACGCGCGCCTTCCCGGAGGAGAAGCCTACCCTTTCCGGCGGGCGGAAATGCAGGGCGTCGCCTACGAACTCGGCGGCGCGTTCGTCTGGGGACTCACGGCCCGCCTGCTCGAGGTCCTCGTGGCCCGCTGGCACGAGGCGCGGTCCGCGCCCCCGTCCCTCCCAGCAGAGGCTGGATTTCGCACGGGATCCTCGGCGCGGGTCGAGAAACTTTTCGGTTGA
- the sufC gene encoding Fe-S cluster assembly ATPase SufC, producing MAQPELVIEDLHVSVDGKPIVRGFSLTMRGGEIHAIMGPNGAGKSTVAQAIMGHPRYEVTRGRVLLNGEDLLQLSVDERARRGLFLAMQYPSEIPGVTNADFLRAAINARRPADSPIPLTEFMKQLNEALALLEMDVKMAGRSVNEGFSGGEKKRNEILQMLLLKPTVAILDEVDSGLDIDALKVVARGITHLASPERIFLLITHYERILQYVEPNFVHVMMQGRIVKSGGPELARELEARGYDWIREELGITDEVVGQEA from the coding sequence GTGGCGCAGCCGGAACTCGTCATCGAAGATCTGCACGTGAGCGTCGACGGGAAGCCCATCGTTCGCGGCTTTTCCCTGACGATGCGGGGTGGGGAGATTCACGCGATCATGGGGCCCAACGGCGCGGGCAAGAGCACGGTCGCCCAGGCGATCATGGGACATCCGCGCTACGAGGTCACCCGCGGGCGCGTCCTCCTCAACGGCGAGGACCTCCTCCAGCTCTCGGTAGACGAACGGGCGCGGCGCGGGCTCTTCCTCGCCATGCAGTACCCGAGCGAGATTCCCGGGGTGACGAATGCGGACTTTCTCCGTGCCGCGATCAACGCCCGCCGCCCGGCCGACAGCCCGATCCCCCTTACGGAGTTCATGAAGCAGTTGAACGAAGCGCTCGCCCTCCTCGAAATGGACGTCAAGATGGCGGGGCGCTCCGTAAACGAGGGCTTTTCCGGCGGCGAGAAGAAGCGCAACGAAATCCTTCAGATGCTCCTCCTCAAGCCGACGGTCGCCATTTTGGACGAGGTCGACTCGGGGCTCGACATCGACGCGCTCAAGGTCGTCGCCCGGGGGATCACCCACCTCGCTTCGCCGGAGCGCATTTTCCTCCTCATCACGCACTACGAGCGCATCCTCCAGTACGTCGAGCCGAACTTCGTCCACGTGATGATGCAGGGGCGCATCGTGAAGTCCGGAGGGCCGGAACTCGCGCGCGAACTCGAGGCCCGCGGGTACGACTGGATTCGGGAAGAGCTCGGGATCACCGACGAAGTCGTCGGCCAGGAAGCGTGA
- the gcvH gene encoding glycine cleavage system protein GcvH, producing the protein MEFPAELKYSTEHEWVRVEGNRARVGITDYAQSELGDVVYVDLPEVGTEVHKGSVFGSVESVKAVSDLYAPVSGRVVEVNESLKDAPERINSSPYGDGWMIVVEMRDPSELAELLDADAYRAHVGEA; encoded by the coding sequence ATGGAGTTTCCCGCAGAGCTCAAGTATTCGACGGAACACGAGTGGGTACGCGTCGAGGGGAACCGCGCGCGCGTGGGGATCACGGATTACGCCCAGAGCGAGCTGGGCGACGTCGTCTACGTGGACCTCCCAGAGGTGGGCACGGAGGTGCACAAGGGGAGCGTATTCGGGAGCGTGGAGTCGGTCAAGGCGGTTTCCGACCTCTACGCGCCCGTGAGTGGCCGCGTCGTAGAGGTAAACGAAAGCCTCAAAGACGCCCCGGAACGCATCAATTCCTCGCCGTATGGGGACGGGTGGATGATCGTCGTAGAGATGCGCGATCCCTCCGAACTTGCCGAACTCTTGGATGCGGACGCCTACCGGGCGCACGTGGGCGAAGCGTAG
- a CDS encoding IMPACT family protein: MERSSEGVPGPDYGLSEECGTEASMVPSAEGSFWLPEAGVRTLRGPAQVEYFVERSRFLGYARRACTEDEVQNFLAELRRRHWDATHIPYAYVLGGRVPAKKADDDGEPQGTSGRPMLELLEQLGLVCAAVAVPRYFGGKKLGAGGLVRAYRHAAQLALEAAGYVRLVPCRRLVLTVDYGRYGAVESLLRETACSFAADFTVRVQLTVDVPEADVPHTLASLRELFGGGEGIRVCPEPVVGEIPEGK; the protein is encoded by the coding sequence TTGGAGCGCAGTTCGGAAGGCGTTCCGGGGCCCGACTACGGCCTCTCGGAGGAGTGCGGAACGGAGGCTTCTATGGTTCCGTCGGCAGAGGGGTCCTTTTGGCTTCCCGAGGCGGGCGTGCGCACCCTTCGCGGCCCGGCACAAGTGGAGTACTTCGTGGAGCGCTCGCGCTTCCTCGGGTACGCCCGCCGCGCGTGTACGGAAGATGAAGTCCAGAATTTCCTTGCGGAACTCCGGCGGAGGCACTGGGACGCCACGCACATCCCGTATGCGTACGTCCTCGGCGGCCGGGTACCGGCGAAAAAGGCGGACGACGACGGGGAACCGCAGGGCACGTCCGGTCGGCCGATGCTCGAGCTCCTCGAGCAACTCGGGCTCGTATGTGCCGCGGTGGCCGTCCCCCGGTACTTCGGCGGCAAAAAGCTCGGCGCAGGGGGGCTTGTGCGTGCCTACCGCCATGCGGCGCAGCTCGCCCTCGAGGCGGCGGGGTACGTACGGCTCGTTCCTTGTCGGCGTCTCGTCCTCACGGTCGACTACGGCCGGTACGGTGCCGTGGAGTCCCTTCTGCGCGAAACCGCATGCTCGTTTGCCGCGGACTTCACCGTGCGCGTGCAGCTCACCGTCGACGTCCCCGAAGCGGATGTTCCCCACACCCTCGCGTCTCTGCGCGAGCTTTTCGGAGGTGGCGAAGGAATCCGCGTATGCCCGGAGCCGGTCGTCGGCGAAATCCCCGAGGGGAAGTGA
- a CDS encoding type II secretion system protein, with product MLLRAACVRPAVPNAQENRRLRRKDGGFTLLELLAVLVILAVIIAIAVPLIGNIIERSKQEATINTAGQIAEAARLYIISEENGQLANKTVDVATLVNSGYLTQPYDGWGAKIEGTSSVEFGANGDLKQVTLISDKLGNNPGKVLTADQIRQKKWE from the coding sequence ATGCTCCTTCGCGCCGCCTGTGTTCGGCCTGCGGTGCCGAACGCCCAAGAGAACCGCCGCCTACGCCGCAAGGACGGCGGTTTCACCCTGCTCGAGCTTTTGGCCGTCCTCGTCATCCTCGCCGTGATCATCGCCATCGCCGTACCCCTCATCGGAAACATCATCGAGCGTTCCAAGCAGGAAGCTACGATCAACACGGCGGGCCAGATCGCGGAAGCCGCCAGGCTCTATATCATTTCAGAAGAAAACGGACAGCTCGCCAATAAGACGGTGGATGTGGCGACCCTTGTTAATAGTGGATACCTCACTCAGCCGTATGACGGGTGGGGAGCAAAGATTGAGGGTACCTCGAGTGTAGAGTTCGGAGCGAATGGAGATCTAAAGCAGGTCACTTTGATATCTGATAAGCTTGGTAATAACCCCGGAAAGGTTCTTACAGCTGATCAGATCCGCCAAAAAAAGTGGGAATAA
- a CDS encoding MFS transporter, with amino-acid sequence MRVKRPPFSFRAFWHRLGNVLLPGEADSDLLWNERMSLWNGLFAAISLTLVSSFLPLFAVEALHADDYRVALLSSLPQITSLLATFLGMVLLRVYAGEVKRLTLWSLLATRGLLAAFVLLPWLLFGRAADLLVLLVGVMAFPQALANLFWQALIGEIIPAERRNAFFSARNRWATLASMFAVLLVGSFMSAFDKRLLWPYQVFFSVALAAGLLEVYFLARHRVPSPRADRSVSPSFSLAELGESLRDPRFRRFLAAVLFFHFAWQMAWPLFTLYNVKIAHADAFWLASFTVTSLLGQLVTYGFWGRLAEARDGRHLLGVATLGMATIPALTVLSVSLPYLALVNLWTGLFLSGVQLLIFNVLLALGEVRDRNGAIALYNAGVGIIGFLAPQVGVLIAAKLGIIGAMWISSLLRALSALFLWMLPRCDVRSGSSTASVAVASGRARES; translated from the coding sequence ATGCGGGTCAAGCGGCCGCCGTTTTCTTTTCGGGCGTTTTGGCATCGTCTCGGCAACGTCTTACTCCCGGGAGAGGCGGATTCCGACCTCCTTTGGAACGAACGGATGAGCCTTTGGAACGGCCTCTTCGCGGCGATATCCCTCACGCTCGTCTCCAGCTTTCTTCCCCTCTTCGCCGTGGAAGCCCTGCACGCCGACGACTACCGGGTTGCCCTCTTGAGTTCCCTCCCGCAGATCACGAGTCTCTTGGCCACGTTTCTCGGCATGGTCCTCTTGCGCGTCTATGCGGGGGAGGTCAAGCGCCTTACGCTTTGGAGCCTGCTTGCGACCCGTGGCCTGCTTGCGGCGTTTGTCCTCCTTCCTTGGCTTCTCTTCGGAAGGGCTGCGGACCTCCTCGTCCTCCTCGTGGGGGTCATGGCCTTTCCCCAGGCCCTCGCCAACCTCTTCTGGCAGGCGCTCATCGGGGAGATCATCCCGGCGGAACGGCGGAACGCCTTTTTCAGCGCCCGAAACCGTTGGGCCACGCTTGCCTCGATGTTTGCCGTCCTCCTCGTAGGTTCCTTCATGAGCGCGTTCGACAAGCGCCTCCTCTGGCCGTATCAGGTCTTCTTTTCCGTCGCCCTCGCGGCAGGCCTCTTGGAGGTGTACTTTCTCGCACGGCACCGCGTGCCCTCGCCGCGCGCGGACCGAAGCGTTTCTCCGTCCTTTTCCCTCGCTGAACTGGGGGAGAGCCTGCGGGATCCCCGCTTCCGCCGCTTTCTGGCCGCCGTCCTCTTCTTTCACTTTGCCTGGCAGATGGCGTGGCCGCTCTTTACCCTGTACAACGTCAAGATCGCCCATGCCGACGCCTTTTGGCTGGCGAGCTTTACCGTGACCTCCCTCTTGGGGCAACTCGTGACCTACGGTTTTTGGGGGAGGCTTGCCGAGGCGCGAGACGGGCGGCACCTTTTGGGCGTCGCCACCTTGGGGATGGCGACGATTCCCGCTCTCACGGTCCTGTCCGTGTCGCTTCCCTACCTGGCCTTGGTGAACCTGTGGACGGGGTTGTTTCTTTCGGGCGTGCAACTCCTCATTTTCAACGTCCTCCTCGCCCTCGGGGAGGTGCGGGACCGAAACGGTGCGATCGCCCTGTACAACGCCGGTGTGGGCATCATCGGTTTCCTCGCCCCGCAGGTCGGCGTACTCATAGCGGCAAAGCTCGGGATCATCGGGGCTATGTGGATTTCGTCCCTCTTGCGCGCCCTTTCCGCCCTTTTCCTATGGATGTTGCCGCGGTGCGACGTCCGAAGCGGGAGCTCCACGGCTTCCGTTGCCGTGGCATCCGGAAGGGCGAGGGAAAGCTAG
- a CDS encoding DegV family protein: MFRILVDGTIDLPPEFLTASGFTVVPQKVVVDGRELPDVELRGEAFSEVVRKARTFPTTSSPSPYDFYRAYEELYAAAPDVGILALTVSSGVSATYEHAYLAAEEFRASHPDAQIVVVDSKTGSVGLGLLALFADELRQKGASLAEAAAELREAVKRFHLFVYIDTLENLMRSGRIDRFHGRLAGLLQIKPIFLIRDGVFDLFRRVRGRERALAAIAEEVVARIDLGKKRIGIAYADARAEAERFVARLRDRLPQVEFLLTEMGPAIALHGGPGSIVVGFFGRDVVAPPGGEG; the protein is encoded by the coding sequence TTGTTCCGAATCCTCGTCGATGGCACGATCGACCTCCCTCCCGAATTCCTCACTGCATCCGGCTTCACCGTCGTCCCGCAAAAGGTCGTCGTCGACGGTCGGGAGCTCCCCGACGTCGAACTTCGCGGAGAAGCCTTTTCGGAAGTGGTCCGCAAGGCCCGTACCTTTCCCACGACGTCGAGCCCTTCTCCGTACGACTTTTACCGGGCGTACGAAGAACTGTACGCCGCCGCCCCCGATGTGGGAATTCTCGCGCTCACCGTCTCCAGCGGGGTTTCGGCTACGTACGAACACGCCTACCTCGCGGCGGAGGAATTCCGCGCCTCCCATCCGGACGCCCAGATCGTCGTCGTCGATTCCAAGACGGGCTCCGTCGGCCTCGGGCTTCTCGCCTTGTTTGCCGACGAGCTTCGTCAGAAGGGGGCTTCTCTGGCGGAGGCGGCGGCGGAGTTGCGCGAAGCGGTGAAACGCTTCCATCTCTTCGTGTACATCGACACTCTGGAAAACCTCATGCGGAGCGGGCGCATCGACCGCTTCCACGGACGTCTCGCCGGACTCCTCCAGATCAAACCCATCTTTCTCATCCGGGACGGCGTGTTTGACCTCTTCCGTAGGGTGCGCGGGCGCGAACGTGCGCTTGCGGCGATCGCCGAGGAGGTTGTGGCGCGCATCGACCTGGGGAAAAAGCGGATCGGGATCGCCTATGCAGACGCCCGCGCGGAGGCGGAACGCTTCGTGGCGCGCCTTCGCGACCGGCTTCCCCAGGTCGAGTTTCTCCTCACGGAGATGGGCCCGGCAATCGCCTTGCATGGCGGACCGGGTTCGATCGTCGTCGGGTTTTTCGGGAGGGACGTCGTAGCTCCTCCGGGAGGGGAAGGATGA
- the sufB gene encoding Fe-S cluster assembly protein SufB yields the protein MDVADASFLPDAYRYGFRDPEAYVFKAPKGLTRDLVLEISRMKGEPDWMTAFRLKALELFLEMPLPRWGPDLSGIDFEEIVYYVKPTERKGRSWDEVPEEIKRTFERLGIPEAEQKFLAGVTAQYESEVVYASLKEELGSKGVIFLDTDTALKEYPELFREYFATVVPPSDNKFAALNSAVWSGGTFIYVPPGVRLDIPLQAYFRINAENMGQFERTLIVVDEGASVHYVEGCTAPLYASDSLHAAVVEVIVKRGARTRYTTIQNWSPNVYNLVTKRASVEAHGTMEWVDGNLGSKVTMKYPSVILRGEGAHADVLSIALAGKGQVQDAGTKILVNAPNCTATVVSKSIAKDGGKVNYRGLVLFGPEARGSRAKVDCATLLLDDQSFSDTVPYNEVKTADVVLEHEASVSKVSEEQLFYLMSRGLTETEATQLIVQGFLQPFTKELPMEYALELNKLIALEIEGGLG from the coding sequence ATGGACGTGGCGGACGCTTCCTTCCTTCCCGACGCCTACCGCTACGGGTTTCGCGACCCGGAAGCGTACGTCTTTAAGGCCCCTAAGGGCCTCACGCGCGACCTCGTTTTGGAGATCTCGCGCATGAAGGGCGAACCCGATTGGATGACGGCGTTCCGCCTCAAGGCGCTCGAGCTCTTTCTGGAGATGCCCCTTCCCCGCTGGGGGCCCGACCTTTCGGGGATCGACTTTGAGGAAATCGTCTACTACGTGAAGCCCACGGAGCGCAAGGGGCGCTCCTGGGACGAAGTTCCGGAGGAGATCAAGCGCACCTTCGAACGTCTGGGGATTCCCGAGGCGGAACAGAAGTTCCTCGCCGGGGTCACGGCGCAGTACGAATCGGAAGTCGTTTACGCGAGCCTCAAGGAAGAGCTCGGATCCAAGGGCGTGATCTTTCTCGATACGGACACGGCGCTCAAGGAGTACCCGGAGCTCTTTCGCGAATACTTTGCCACGGTGGTCCCGCCGAGCGACAACAAGTTCGCCGCCTTAAACAGCGCCGTGTGGTCCGGAGGGACGTTCATCTACGTTCCGCCGGGGGTTCGGCTGGACATTCCCTTGCAGGCGTACTTCCGGATTAACGCGGAAAACATGGGGCAGTTCGAGCGGACGCTCATCGTCGTCGACGAGGGGGCGAGCGTCCACTACGTGGAAGGGTGCACGGCCCCCCTGTACGCTTCGGATTCCCTGCACGCCGCCGTCGTCGAGGTGATCGTGAAGCGCGGCGCGCGGACACGCTACACGACGATTCAAAACTGGTCCCCCAACGTCTACAACCTCGTGACGAAGCGGGCGAGTGTCGAGGCCCACGGCACGATGGAGTGGGTGGACGGCAACCTCGGGTCCAAGGTGACGATGAAGTACCCGTCCGTCATCCTCCGCGGCGAGGGAGCGCACGCCGACGTGCTTTCCATCGCCTTGGCGGGGAAGGGCCAGGTGCAGGACGCGGGGACGAAGATTCTCGTGAACGCCCCGAACTGCACGGCCACGGTCGTCTCCAAGTCCATCGCCAAGGACGGCGGCAAGGTGAACTACCGGGGACTTGTCCTCTTCGGCCCCGAGGCCCGGGGTTCGCGGGCCAAGGTAGACTGCGCGACGCTCCTTTTGGACGACCAAAGCTTTTCTGACACCGTTCCGTACAACGAGGTGAAGACCGCGGACGTCGTCCTCGAGCACGAGGCGAGCGTGTCCAAGGTGAGCGAGGAGCAGCTCTTCTACCTCATGAGCCGAGGTCTTACGGAGACGGAAGCGACCCAACTCATCGTCCAGGGGTTCCTCCAGCCCTTTACGAAAGAGCTTCCCATGGAGTACGCGTTGGAGCTCAACAAGCTCATCGCCCTCGAGATCGAAGGCGGCCTAGGGTAA
- the hemQ gene encoding hydrogen peroxide-dependent heme synthase, producing MRYTPKTYEGYHMLHDFRRIDFSFWRALDEHEKQARLESLRELLTGWAELETRGEGHSRIYAVLGHKADLLFLHYRKSFDALLDAQFALSRIPAGDLFPPAYGYYSVVELGSHTGDPSSDPKLMAELYPTPPKDGYVVFYPMSKKRSKDENWYWMPQEERARMMRSHGEIGRKYAGTILQVVGGSQGLDDWEWSVTLFADDPIAFKKIVYEMRFDEASARYGLFGPFFVGRALDETQLERLLTG from the coding sequence ATGCGCTACACACCCAAAACGTACGAAGGGTACCACATGCTCCACGACTTCCGCCGCATCGACTTCTCCTTCTGGCGCGCCCTGGACGAACATGAGAAACAGGCGCGCCTCGAATCCCTCCGCGAGCTCCTCACGGGCTGGGCCGAGCTCGAAACCCGGGGCGAGGGACATTCCCGGATTTACGCCGTCCTCGGCCACAAGGCCGACCTTCTCTTCCTCCACTACCGAAAGTCGTTCGACGCCCTCCTTGACGCCCAATTCGCCCTGAGCCGCATCCCCGCAGGGGACCTCTTCCCCCCGGCGTACGGGTACTACTCCGTCGTTGAACTCGGAAGCCACACAGGCGATCCTTCCTCCGATCCCAAACTCATGGCCGAACTCTACCCCACGCCTCCCAAAGACGGCTACGTCGTCTTTTACCCTATGAGCAAGAAGCGGAGCAAAGACGAGAACTGGTACTGGATGCCCCAAGAAGAGAGGGCGCGGATGATGCGCTCCCACGGCGAGATCGGCCGCAAGTATGCGGGCACGATCCTCCAAGTCGTCGGCGGCTCCCAAGGTCTCGACGATTGGGAGTGGAGCGTAACCCTCTTTGCCGACGACCCAATCGCCTTCAAAAAGATCGTCTACGAGATGCGCTTCGACGAGGCGAGCGCCCGCTACGGCCTCTTCGGGCCCTTCTTCGTCGGCCGCGCGCTGGACGAAACGCAACTCGAACGGCTTCTCACGGGATAG